The following are encoded together in the Culex pipiens pallens isolate TS chromosome 1, TS_CPP_V2, whole genome shotgun sequence genome:
- the LOC120432371 gene encoding bis(5'-adenosyl)-triphosphatase enpp4-like, with amino-acid sequence MIPRSTARSRWLVVVTLLHLLDGGAWCKRVRGNDPADETVLIVVSYDAFRTEYLRRGSASYMAELGHNGTWAEYLRNVFPTKTFPNHHSIATGVFPNQHGVMANGLYDHGRGKINYSYELFHFNEELVPIWTLNEQHGGHSGCMMWPGSDFPYTRGNITCSHLQPFNLTLPWNDRVDTAFRWIRDPTRPANLVMLYIEEPDYYGHIYSPESDRVAQLVVKLNDLTRYIHDKIREFGLVERVNVLHLSDHGMDSLMPKNFINLTSFVPADMKFDVYGSTPVLQVVPKVKQQTADLYRALKNASEKSGNFDVYTLENLPTRWHFNNSQRTGPITAVAKLGYGFDDMWETVEYYRKAFNVSVTSETKYGVHGYDNELPIMHPIFFGYGPRIRERTTVEPFDTVDLYYLFCELLGLDAPYYLDGKREHIVAVLRNDSRDDDDDDPSGTSARTVTLMVIFAGSLMASFGLVSMLAYVVIWRRRRRENLVPHYLYDETESFLDEANKLLPAAVHQQQQQQQREQQQQQSPPSPHRFGGQRNHRHHHQLTGSSSINGDVVSIDV; translated from the exons ATGATTCCACGGTCCACGGCGAGGTCACGGTGGCTGGTGGTGGTGACACTTTTGCACCTGTTGGACGGAGGAGCCTGGTGCAAACGGGTTCGGGGGAACGACCCCGCGGACGAGACCGTGCTCATCGTGGTCTCGTATGACGCGTTCCGGACGGAGTATCTGCGCCGCGGCAGTGCGTCCTACATGGCGGAACTGGGCCACAACGGGACCTGGGCCGAGTACCTGCGGAACGTGTTCCCCACGAAGACGTTCCCCAACCATCACAGCATCGCGACCGGGGTCTTCCCGAATCAGCACGGCGTCATGGCGAACGGGTTGTACGACCATGGCCGCGGCAAGATCAACTATTCGTACGAGCTGTTCCATTTCAACGAGGAGCTGGTGCCGATTTGG ACGCTCAACGAGCAGCACGGCGGCCACTCGGGTTGCATGATGTGGCCCGGGTCGGACTTTCCGTACACCCGTGGGAACATAACCTGTTCGCACCTGCAACCGTTCAATCTGACGCTGCCGTGGAACGACCGCGTCGACACCGCCTTCCGGTGGATCCGCGACCCAACCCGACCGGCGAACCTGGTCATGTTGTACATCGAGGAGCCGGACTATTACGGGCACATTTACAGCCCGGAGTCCGACCGGGTGGCCCAGCTGGTGGTCAAGCTGAACGATCTTACGCGGTACATCCACGACAAGATTCGCGAGTTTGGGCTGGTCGAGCGGGTCAACGTGCTGCACCTGAGCGACCACGGCATGGATTCGCTTATGCCGAAGAACTTTATCAACCTGACGAGCTTCGTGCCCGCGGACATGAAGTTCGACGTGTACGGATCGACGCCGGTTCTGCAGGTCGTGCCCAAGGTGAAGCAGCAGACGGCGGATTTGTATCGGGCGTTGAAGAACGCTTCGGAGAAGAGCGGGAACTTTGACGTATACACGCTGGAGAATCTTCCGACGCGGTGGCACTTTAACAACTCGCAGCGAACCGGACCGATTACGGCGGTGGCCAAGCTGGGCTATGGCTTCGACGACATGTGGGAAACGGTCGAGTACTACCGGAAGGCGTTTAACGTTTCGG TAACGTCCGAGACCAAGTACGGCGTTCACGGGTACGACAACGAGCTGCCCATCATGCATCCGATCTTCTTCGGGTACGGGCCGCGAATCCGCGAACGTACCACCGTTGAGCCGTTCGACACGGTCGATTTGTACTATCTGTTCTGCGAGCTGCTGGGGCTGGATGCGCCGTACTATCTGGACGGAAAGCGGGAGCACATCGTGGCCGTGCTGAGGAATGACTCGcgggacgacgacgatgacgatccgAGCGGGACGTCGGCGAGGACGGTGACGTTGATGG TCATCTTCGCCGGTAGCCTTATGGCCTCCTTCGGACTGGTCAGCATGCTGGCGTACGTGGTCATTTGGCGTCGACGCCGCCGGGAAAACCTCGTGCCGCACTATCTGTACGACGAGACGGAATCGTTTCTGGACGAAGCCAACAAACTGCTGCCGGCCGCCGTTcaccaacagcaacagcagcagcaacgtgagcagcagcagcagcaatcgcCACCGTCGCCTCATAGATTCGGGGGCCAGCGGAATCATCGTCATCACCATCAACTCACCGGAAGTTCGTCCATCAACGGCGATGTGGTTTCGATCGATGTTTGA